In the Phaeobacter gallaeciensis genome, one interval contains:
- the fsa gene encoding fructose-6-phosphate aldolase: protein MKFFVDTAEIDAIAELNDLGMVDGVTTNPSLIKKSGRDIIEVTKEICDLVDGPVSAEVTATDAETMIAEGRKLVEIAENIAVKVPLTWDGLKACKVLSDDGNMVNVTLCFSANQALLAAKAGASFISPFIGRLDDINLDGMELIEDIRTIYDNYGFETEILAASIRTVNHVLDSARIGADVITAPPAVIKSMVNHPLTDKGLDAFLADIKDAGIKIL, encoded by the coding sequence ATGAAATTCTTCGTAGATACCGCCGAAATCGATGCCATTGCCGAACTCAATGACCTTGGCATGGTGGATGGCGTCACCACCAACCCCTCGCTGATCAAGAAATCCGGCCGTGACATCATCGAAGTCACCAAGGAAATCTGCGATCTGGTCGACGGTCCCGTTTCCGCCGAAGTCACCGCCACCGATGCCGAAACCATGATCGCCGAAGGCCGCAAGCTGGTCGAAATCGCCGAGAATATCGCCGTCAAGGTGCCGCTGACCTGGGATGGCCTCAAGGCCTGCAAGGTGCTCAGCGACGACGGAAATATGGTCAACGTGACGCTGTGCTTCTCCGCCAATCAGGCGCTTCTGGCGGCCAAGGCCGGTGCCAGCTTCATCTCTCCCTTCATCGGGCGTCTGGATGACATCAACCTCGATGGCATGGAGCTGATCGAGGATATCCGCACCATCTACGACAACTACGGGTTCGAGACCGAGATCCTCGCCGCCTCGATCCGCACCGTGAACCACGTACTGGACTCTGCTCGCATCGGCGCCGACGTGATCACCGCACCCCCTGCCGTGATCAAATCCATGGTGAACCACCCGCTCACCGACAAGGGGCTTGATGCCTTCCTCGCCGACATCAAGGACGCAGGCATCAAGATCCTCTGA
- a CDS encoding primosomal protein N', which yields MSDQEHFEAGERVAVLTTQPLDRLLDYRAPEGGCFLGAYVEVPLGPRKVLGVVWGPGAGDFDSSKLRSVTRVLDVAPMRSEMRAFLGKAADYTLTPMPAMLRLASRAPGLSDPPSMRKILRRGDQEPDRLTDARARVLDAMEEFGGLAFTAKELADMAGVTPSVVKGLVKQGALREEETPRDLPYPNLDPDLPGKALTDDQAAAAAALEEGVKSGAYGTTLLKGVTGSGKTEVYLEAVAAALRAGRQALVLLPEIALTAEFLKRVEARFGATPAEWHSGATMTERRRVWRMVGQGKAQLVIGARSALFLPYRNLGLIIVDEEHDTSYKQEDGVLYNARDMAVLRAAMCSAQVVLASATPSLETWANADAGKYKRLDLTSRFGASVLPEMRAVDMRAEDLLPSTWISPTLKYAMKARLERGEQSLLFLNRRGFAPVTICRACGAQVACDQCDSRMVEHRFLKRLMCHQCGETKPVPEVCPSCQVEGKMAPVGPGIERLGEEAAALFPEARIAVLSSDLFGSARALKQRIEEIAAGEADIILGTQLVAKGHNFPLLTLVGVIDADLGLQGSDLRAAERTFQLMRQVAGRAGRAEKPGEALLQTFQPEHPVIRAILSGDEEAFWKAEAAERQAAGVPPFGRMAGIILSGSDLAQVFDLGETLARNDGALRQIGAQLFGPAPAPIARVRGRHRVRLLVKVAKGAPLQEAIARWIAPVRPKGDLRLSVDIDPQSFF from the coding sequence GTGAGCGATCAGGAGCATTTCGAAGCAGGAGAGCGAGTGGCGGTGCTGACCACGCAGCCGCTTGACCGGCTTCTGGATTACCGCGCCCCCGAGGGCGGTTGTTTCCTCGGTGCCTATGTCGAGGTGCCGCTGGGTCCGCGCAAGGTGCTGGGCGTGGTCTGGGGGCCGGGCGCGGGCGATTTTGATTCGTCGAAACTGCGCAGCGTGACCCGTGTGCTGGACGTGGCGCCGATGCGCAGCGAAATGCGCGCCTTTCTGGGAAAGGCCGCCGATTACACCCTGACGCCGATGCCCGCGATGCTGCGGCTGGCGAGCCGGGCGCCGGGGCTGTCCGATCCGCCCTCGATGCGCAAGATCCTGCGCCGCGGCGATCAAGAGCCGGACCGGCTGACCGATGCCCGCGCCCGGGTTTTGGACGCGATGGAGGAATTTGGCGGGCTGGCTTTCACCGCCAAGGAACTGGCCGATATGGCGGGCGTGACCCCGTCGGTGGTCAAGGGGTTGGTGAAACAGGGCGCCCTGCGCGAGGAAGAAACCCCGCGCGATCTGCCCTACCCGAATCTGGACCCCGATCTGCCGGGCAAGGCGCTGACCGACGATCAGGCGGCAGCAGCGGCGGCGCTGGAAGAGGGCGTCAAAAGCGGCGCCTATGGCACCACGCTGCTGAAAGGTGTCACTGGATCAGGCAAGACCGAGGTTTATCTGGAGGCGGTGGCGGCTGCCTTGCGCGCCGGGCGGCAGGCGCTGGTCCTGTTGCCCGAGATCGCGCTGACAGCGGAGTTTCTGAAACGGGTCGAAGCGCGGTTCGGCGCCACCCCGGCGGAATGGCATTCCGGCGCCACCATGACCGAACGCCGCCGGGTCTGGCGCATGGTGGGGCAGGGCAAGGCGCAGCTGGTGATCGGCGCCCGCTCGGCGCTGTTCCTGCCGTACCGGAACCTTGGGCTGATCATCGTCGATGAGGAACACGACACCTCTTACAAGCAGGAGGATGGCGTCCTTTACAATGCCCGCGACATGGCGGTGCTGCGCGCGGCCATGTGTTCGGCGCAGGTGGTATTGGCCTCGGCCACGCCCAGCCTTGAAACCTGGGCCAACGCCGACGCAGGCAAGTACAAGCGGCTGGATCTGACCTCGCGCTTTGGCGCCTCGGTGCTGCCGGAGATGCGCGCGGTGGATATGCGGGCCGAGGATCTTCTGCCCTCGACATGGATCTCTCCGACGCTGAAATACGCCATGAAGGCGCGGCTGGAGCGGGGGGAACAGTCGCTGTTGTTCCTCAACCGGCGGGGATTTGCGCCTGTAACCATCTGCCGGGCCTGCGGCGCACAGGTGGCCTGCGATCAGTGCGACAGCCGCATGGTCGAGCATCGCTTCCTGAAGCGGCTGATGTGCCACCAATGCGGTGAGACGAAACCGGTGCCCGAAGTCTGTCCATCGTGTCAGGTCGAGGGCAAGATGGCCCCGGTCGGCCCCGGGATCGAACGGCTGGGAGAGGAGGCAGCCGCGCTGTTTCCCGAAGCGCGCATCGCGGTTCTCAGCTCGGATCTGTTTGGGTCGGCCCGCGCGCTGAAGCAGCGGATCGAGGAGATTGCGGCGGGGGAGGCGGATATTATCCTCGGCACGCAATTGGTGGCCAAGGGGCATAACTTTCCGCTGCTGACGCTGGTGGGCGTGATCGATGCGGACCTGGGTCTGCAGGGGTCTGACCTGCGCGCAGCAGAGCGGACATTCCAGCTGATGCGGCAGGTCGCGGGGCGTGCGGGCCGGGCGGAAAAGCCGGGCGAGGCGCTCTTGCAGACCTTTCAGCCCGAGCATCCGGTGATCCGGGCGATCCTGTCCGGGGACGAGGAAGCCTTCTGGAAGGCTGAGGCCGCTGAACGGCAGGCTGCCGGGGTGCCGCCCTTTGGCCGTATGGCGGGGATCATCCTGTCGGGATCAGATCTGGCGCAGGTCTTTGATCTTGGCGAAACGCTGGCGCGCAACGATGGTGCCCTGCGCCAGATCGGCGCGCAGCTGTTCGGCCCGGCCCCCGCGCCCATCGCCCGGGTCCGGGGCCGCCACCGGGTGCGGCTTCTGGTGAAGGTGGCCAAGGGCGCGCCATTGCAAGAGGCCATCGCCCGCTGGATCGCGCCGGTGCGCCCCAAAGGCGATCTGCGCCTCAGCGTCGATATCGACCCGCAGAGTTTCTTTTAG